In Neofelis nebulosa isolate mNeoNeb1 chromosome 10, mNeoNeb1.pri, whole genome shotgun sequence, one DNA window encodes the following:
- the DNAJB13 gene encoding dnaJ homolog subfamily B member 13, giving the protein MGQDYYSVLQITRNSEDAQIKKAYRKLALRNHPLKSSEPSSAETFRQIAEAYDVLSDPVKRGIYDKFGEEGLKGGIPLEFGSQTPWTTGYIFHGNPDKVFHEFFGGDNPFGEFFDVEGSEVDLNFGGLRGRGVKKQDPPIERDLYLSLEDLFFGCTKKIKISRRVLNEDGYSSTIKDKILTIDVKPGWRQGTRITFEKEGDQGPNIIPADIIFIVKEKLHPRFRRENDNLLFVNPIPLGKALTCCTVEVKTLDDRLLNIPINDIIHPKYFKKVPGEGMPLPEDPTKKGDLFIFFDIQFPTRLTPQKKQMLRQALLT; this is encoded by the exons GTACCGGAAACTGGCCCTTAGGAACCACCCGCTGAAGTCCAGTGAGCCATCCTCAGCGGAGACATTCAGGCAAATAGCAGAGGCCTATGATGTGCTGAGCGACC CTGTGAAGAGAGGCATCTATGACAAGTTTGGAGAAGAGGGCCTAAAGGGCGGGATTCCTCTGGAGTTTGGATCCCAGACCCCATGGACCACTGGTTACATCTTCCACGGCAACCCTGATAAGGTTTTCCATGAGTTCTTCGGAGGAGACAACCCCTTTGGTG AGTTTTTTGATGTAGAAGGAAGTGAGGTAGATTTGAACTTTGGGGGTCTCCGAGGCCGAGGGGTCAAGAAACAGGACCCCCCAATCGAACGAGACCTCTACCTATCTCTGGAGGACTTATTCTTTGGCTGCACCAAGAAAATTAAGATCTCCCGAAGG GTGCTGAACGAGGATGGGTACTCCTCTACCATCAAGGACAAGATTCTCACAATTGATGTGAAACCTGGTTGGAGGCAGGGCACACGGATCACCTTTGAGAAGGAAGGGGACCAG GGCCCCAACATTATCCCAGCCGACATCATCTTCATTGTAAAGGAGAAGCTACACCCTCGCTTCCGCAGGGAGAACGACAACCTCCTTTTTGTGAATCCCATTCCCTTGGGCAAG GCTCTGACCTGCTGCACCGTGGAGGTGAAGACCTTGGATGATCGTCTGCTCAACATCCCCATCAACGACATTATCCA TCCCAAGTACTTCAAGAAGGTGCCAGGTGAGGGGATGCCACTGCCTGAGGACCCCACTAAGAAAGGGGATCTCTTCATCTTCTTCGACATCCAGTTCCCCACCCGCCTCACACCCCAAAAGAAGCAGATGCTGCGCCAGGCATTGCTGACATAA